A region of Deinococcus rubellus DNA encodes the following proteins:
- a CDS encoding carboxypeptidase M32 codes for MTFDQMGSSASTVSSLDDLKRRLNLISDLAAAQGMMSWDQETQMPPDAARVRGLQMASLAGLTHQLFTAAETQHLLEAAEAQAGPSEFDADLLRVTRRDYDKATKLPTAFVEELAQAKNDAHHAWIKARAENDFAHFAPYLTRVLDLTRRYAELVGHDAHPYDALLDDYEPGMKTAQVRQIFADLRERTLPLLRKIVAAGDAADYGVLTRPFPAAAQREFSLKVAREAFGLQPSFSRLDVSAHPFQTNFSTDDLRITTRFDEQYFPMSLFGTWHETGHAMYEHGVGRELERTPLSRGASLGVHESQSRMFENLLGRSRAFWQRYFGGLAGAAPEVAAGQDAESIYRAVNRVQPSLIRVEADEVTYNFHIMLRFELELALLDGELSVAGLPAAWNAKMQEYLGLTPPDDAEGVLQDVHWSAGLIGYFPTYSLGNLLSVQLLDAARRVPEIAAGIERADYAPLREWLRVNVHQYGRRRTPGQIVQDATGQPLSADAYVKYLHEKYGDIYGFEA; via the coding sequence ATGACGTTTGATCAGATGGGTTCTTCAGCCAGCACCGTCAGCTCTCTTGACGACCTCAAGCGCCGCCTCAACTTGATCAGCGACCTTGCCGCAGCGCAGGGCATGATGTCCTGGGATCAGGAAACCCAGATGCCGCCGGACGCGGCGCGGGTGCGCGGCCTTCAGATGGCGTCGCTGGCCGGGCTGACCCACCAGCTTTTCACGGCGGCGGAAACGCAACACCTGCTGGAAGCCGCCGAGGCCCAGGCCGGGCCAAGTGAATTCGACGCCGACCTCTTGCGGGTGACGCGGCGCGATTACGACAAGGCCACCAAGCTGCCGACCGCCTTCGTGGAGGAGCTGGCCCAGGCCAAAAACGATGCCCACCACGCCTGGATCAAGGCGCGGGCCGAAAACGACTTCGCCCACTTCGCGCCGTACCTGACGCGGGTGCTTGATCTGACCCGCCGCTACGCCGAACTGGTCGGCCACGACGCGCACCCCTACGACGCCCTGCTCGACGACTACGAACCCGGCATGAAGACCGCCCAGGTGCGCCAGATCTTTGCCGACCTGCGTGAGCGGACCCTGCCGCTTCTCAGAAAAATCGTGGCGGCGGGTGACGCGGCCGATTACGGCGTGCTGACGCGCCCCTTTCCGGCGGCGGCGCAGCGGGAGTTCTCGCTCAAGGTGGCGCGGGAGGCGTTCGGATTGCAGCCCAGCTTCTCGCGGCTCGACGTATCGGCCCACCCCTTCCAGACCAATTTCAGCACCGACGATCTGCGGATCACCACCCGCTTCGATGAGCAGTACTTCCCGATGAGCCTCTTCGGGACCTGGCACGAGACCGGGCACGCCATGTACGAGCATGGGGTGGGCCGCGAACTGGAGCGCACACCGCTGTCGCGCGGAGCCAGCCTGGGCGTTCACGAAAGTCAGTCGCGGATGTTCGAGAATCTGCTGGGCCGCTCACGGGCCTTCTGGCAGCGTTACTTCGGCGGGCTCGCCGGAGCCGCGCCGGAGGTGGCCGCCGGGCAGGACGCCGAATCCATTTACCGCGCCGTCAACCGCGTTCAGCCGAGCCTCATTCGGGTGGAGGCCGACGAGGTGACCTACAACTTCCACATCATGCTGCGCTTCGAGCTGGAACTGGCGCTGCTGGACGGCGAGCTGAGTGTGGCCGGGTTGCCCGCCGCCTGGAATGCCAAGATGCAGGAATACCTGGGTCTGACCCCGCCGGATGATGCCGAGGGCGTGTTGCAAGACGTTCACTGGTCGGCGGGCCTGATCGGCTACTTCCCGACCTACAGCCTCGGCAATCTGCTGAGCGTGCAACTGCTCGACGCCGCCCGCCGGGTGCCCGAGATCGCCGCCGGAATCGAGCGGGCCGACTACGCCCCACTGCGCGAATGGCTGCGCGTCAACGTGCATCAGTATGGCCGCCGCCGCACGCCCGGCCAGATCGTGCAGGACGCCACCGGGCAGCCATTGAGTGCTGACGCCTACGTGAAGTACCTGCACGAGAAGTATGGAGACATCTACGGCTTTGAGGCCTGA
- a CDS encoding bifunctional folylpolyglutamate synthase/dihydrofolate synthase: MTNLDWLYARQRFGIHPGLGRVQDLLHALGDPQRAFRTVLVGGTNGKGSTASTLAAMLGASGERAALFTSPHLTRFAERFVVSGQEVPLETVSAALNRIRPQAEALGATFFEIVVALACRLFAEVGAEVAVMEVGLGGRLDATNALDPVLSVVTGVALDHTEILGGTLELIAAEKAGILRPGGPAVTGIVPELLPILERTGADVWALGREARLEVVSRGWQGADITLESPAGNVTFQTPLLGAHGARNAGLAGLAAQRLGLDSAAIRAGAAGVRWPGRLEKLAWHGREVLLDGAHNPDGAQALGAALRELGVGQVPVIFGAAGDKDLAGVVAALEPFASKVILTRARLSPRAADPQMLARLFSVPTQIADTPAEALNSLPPGLSVVCGSLYLVGEVRPLLTGEVGEARERWQ; the protein is encoded by the coding sequence ATGACCAATCTCGACTGGCTCTATGCCCGCCAGCGCTTCGGCATTCACCCTGGTCTGGGCCGGGTGCAGGACCTTCTGCATGCCCTGGGCGATCCGCAACGGGCCTTCCGGACCGTGCTGGTGGGCGGCACCAACGGCAAGGGCAGCACGGCGTCGACGCTCGCGGCCATGCTGGGGGCATCGGGTGAGCGGGCGGCCCTGTTTACCAGCCCGCACCTCACCCGCTTCGCCGAGCGCTTTGTGGTGAGCGGTCAGGAAGTGCCGTTGGAAACGGTGAGCGCCGCCCTCAACCGGATTCGCCCGCAGGCCGAGGCATTGGGCGCGACCTTTTTCGAGATCGTGGTGGCGCTGGCCTGCCGACTCTTTGCCGAGGTCGGGGCTGAGGTGGCCGTTATGGAAGTCGGTCTGGGCGGACGGTTGGACGCCACCAATGCGCTCGATCCAGTGCTGAGCGTCGTGACCGGGGTGGCGCTCGACCACACCGAGATTCTGGGCGGTACCCTGGAGCTGATCGCTGCCGAGAAGGCGGGTATTCTGCGTCCGGGCGGGCCTGCTGTGACGGGCATCGTGCCGGAGCTGCTGCCGATTCTGGAGCGGACCGGGGCCGACGTGTGGGCGCTGGGCCGCGAGGCACGCCTCGAAGTCGTCTCGCGGGGCTGGCAGGGTGCTGACATCACGCTGGAGAGTCCTGCCGGAAACGTCACCTTCCAGACGCCGCTGCTGGGCGCGCACGGTGCGAGGAACGCTGGGCTGGCCGGGCTGGCGGCCCAGAGGCTGGGTCTGGACTCAGCGGCCATTCGAGCGGGTGCGGCGGGGGTGCGCTGGCCGGGTCGTCTGGAAAAGCTGGCTTGGCACGGGCGCGAAGTGCTGCTCGACGGGGCGCACAACCCCGACGGCGCGCAGGCACTGGGCGCGGCGCTGCGTGAGCTGGGGGTCGGCCAGGTGCCCGTCATCTTCGGCGCGGCGGGTGACAAGGACCTCGCCGGGGTCGTGGCTGCGTTGGAACCGTTTGCCAGCAAAGTGATTTTGACGCGCGCCCGGCTCAGCCCACGTGCCGCCGACCCGCAAATGCTCGCCCGTCTCTTCAGCGTCCCGACTCAGATTGCCGATACACCTGCTGAGGCGCTCAACTCGTTGCCGCCGGGCCTGAGCGTGGTGTGCGGCAGCCTGTATCTGGTAGGCGAGGTGCGGCCCCTGCTGACCGGCGAGGTGGGAGAAGCGCGGGAGAGATGGCAGTGA